The sequence below is a genomic window from Manduca sexta isolate Smith_Timp_Sample1 unplaced genomic scaffold, JHU_Msex_v1.0 HiC_scaffold_1660, whole genome shotgun sequence.
ttctgtgttgtaatttatattacataaatatttgataatagtaaagaacaaaaatgagtccggtaccctattgcctGAGAAATGTAGAGGACACATTATATTCAATGAtgcattataaaaatgtgtgtACATGGACAttcaacacaataataaaatccttaGAACTATTTGGTGTACACAAAAttctacatatatatatatatatatatatatatatatatatatatatattgattaaattaatatgagtgatttatttaattagcatttccaatataatacacaaaagcctaatacaaaaaacaatatttaaagacTAGATACTGAataatctgaaataaaaaaaactcaccaTCAAACTGCTTTCGTGAGACATTGCCAACACTTGTCAACTGGCCGAGCAGTTGCAGAAAGCCTTTATCATAGTCGGACCGTTGTAATGGCCGTACTACCATCCAGTCCTCACCGGGCTGTGCCGCACTGATCTTAGGCTTgaatatagcaggacttttgtTAAAGTCCAGCCGTTGCAATATCTCTGGTGGATAGAGATATTCTGATGGCTTGCCatcctaaaacaataaaacatattttgtcaaatgtgaaaactaataaaactcCATAAAGAAATAAGGATAAGGTTTATCTaagaaatgattaaaaaatagataaaaaccaattattataataatctctttataaataatatgttactaattataattattgaggGTAGATTTATTATACCATTCTATAGATTAATGCATTTTATCAGTAtaacattataacaaaattaagtatCACATTTTTCCATCTTACTACACGCACATCAGTCTGTGGCACTGACACTTTATTCACACTGAAGCAAAATGTTGACGTACATACTCCCATTATTGTTTTGTCCAGAATTCACATGATAAAATCTataagatttaataaataacattgaacTTATATGTTGAGTTGTTGACTGATACTTAAAAACTGATTATGCtatcaataaagtaaaaatctggttataatattatctaatctTAAAGGGAAACTGGAGACATATGATCCCTGATATTCTGTAATATACACTTGCCAATATGTATGATTATAAAAGTACccaccaataaaaaaaagggtaaatttaaaaaaatatacatgtaatGCAAAGTAGGAGTCCATGGttctaaactaaattatttattgtgaatatgGAAGCACAGTAATAGATTGACTATAAGGctataaaactgtaataaaatcttttgttaATACAGTGGACTTTTGTCCTTGGTAGATAATTATCACTTGGTCTCCCTGAGCAGCAGGAAGTTCAACTCCcactaggttaaaaaaattgttacactCTTGTAACAAGTTTGATAATCAATAGGACACTGATAACAATTGTTcacatatttctatttttacatcAAAATCAAACAGCTGATATccctatattacaataaaaaagatgttAATATCCTGTACAATAGtcaaattttgtataaactagattataaatatataactatatattttaatgtgtttttttaataacatttatttaaaattttgtgtgttCTTATCTCAGAAATggttttgttatgaataaagataaaaatgaaaCCAATTATGAATGCCTTTTCACCTCAAAATCCATTAACAAGATTGTAAATTTTAACcaatgaaaatgtatatatattagatatttttagaaaccTTTGATTAGAAATTGTAGGAtttgatgtaatatgtaagtattataaatacaatcgGAGACACAAAAAAGGGACTCCCAATTTTCCCCAATTTCCCCTAAGCACTTTCAATTTGCGATTTCTGTATAATTTTCTTGATCAAAAATCAAAGTATACAATAAGTAAGCATTAGGTCTAATAAACTCGATTAAAACACTTCTTGAGTCTTAtagattattgaaaataatctaaattattaagttttccCAAATTTAAACATGAGCATATTTTTACAATGCATATTTTCATTGAgttcaaattataatgaataatatatttactcacCACACCGTTTTGGTTGACCATGCCCATTTTCAGTAATTAAAACTATAGTTACTTGGAACTGGATAACTATATATCCATATTCTATtccaaatatttaacaatttcagGTGCGTTTATAATTTTCTGTGCGAAGCTGATGAAGGTAcaaccagagaccaataaactataataagGGTACAACTACGTAGAATACGTGGCGTGGAATGTTGTAAATTGAAGTAAGTGAAAGTATTGACCTTCTACTACAAAACCAGTAACCGGTAACCCccacaattttattatcaaagctTCGCGCGCCGTATGTACTCACTAGTCACTGGTATTGGCTAGGAGACGGTATCACTCCGCATGCACAGAGaacatacatttttacatttcaatatataaattactaagaaTTGGTGACGAAAATTGACAGTTGTGTATGCACATTCTATAGGGGTGGCGGTTAGATAATATAGAAATTTTCTAATCGATTATAATATAGTCAGAATTTTATACGAATATCACTTATTTCCGCAGAGTAAAATCatcaaataactaaaacattatatttaaaacttccgTGCACCGATATACattcatatatttgtaaagtaattAGATAAAACCgtccttataaataaaatactatatatactctgaaaaatattttattgtgagtATTCATGTAATAGCAGCAATCGAGTGATTTTGTCATTCTGACATTTATATCGATATAATCATAATCAGCTGTTTACGGATGTCACTTACCAATTCGATCATTCATTCATTCCTAAAAAGTTAGGTTATGTTatgaagttataaataaacaaaaataattaatattatattttaatcagtttATTAGACAAAGATTGCCAATGGCTTTATTTAGGAACACATCAATAATAAACTTCTGTAAAACTTATCGCCAATACTCAGTTTTGTGTAAAAAAGTAAACACAGATTTATGTTATAACAAATCGTGTTCTGTTATTGTGAATACACAAAGATGGTTGTTTTGGGAGAAAGATAGAAAAGGCGGCTACAATACCGAAATAAAGATGAGTAACTGGGAACATCTGAAAAATGGATACAAGGAACTTAAAAAGGAACTGAAACTCTTCGGGCAAGAAGTTAAAGAACTGTTTGAAATGGACCCTGTTCTTATTGCTAGACCAGgtattattgttgttaaataataaccgtcaagcatatattttttatgcaattatATCTCTTTGTATAAAGCCTAATTGCAAAATGCACacatatattgtataacaacctATAGTTATCTGTTATCTAATCAAATGACAATAAAAGTAGTCAATAAAACGTCATGTTTTATGAGATTATAGTCCAGTATATATATATGCGTACAATATGTTATGCTGAGCAGAATGTGATTCAGATAAAACTGGTATGTGCCTGTATCAGTAATAAGCATGCTCAACCGTGATAGTACTGCTAACCCATATAACACCCGCTTGCAGTGATAGATTGCTGTTGAATTTACTAATATGATGAAtaagtgttttaaatatttatatccctTTACTTCCCTGTTTGATATTTCTTTCCTTTAGCGAAGACTTCAGAGGCAGATCActcattttatgtataatatagtaatttttgaGTGTTTATGGACAGTGGTGATCAATTATCAGATGGCTTACATGTTCAATTTCGATTCAATGCTATAAGTAAAAGGTACAACAGCTTAGTTTGTAGAATATATTGTAggtattaaatcaataatttagtaatttctGTCTGAAGCAAATATTTAagctgtaatttatttttaagcagtATCAGTACTGCCAGGTAGCTAGGACGTATTATCTGTATTGGCAACAAGAAAAATCTGTATAAGTATCTTCTGTATAGATTTTAGTTTTAGTGATCTTTTTCTTAGATCCCTTGACTACTATTTtctaattcaaaaccaaaacatacatctatataaaaaaaaaacggtataAATTGTCAtttagtgtaaaaatatttataaaaatctgcaTCAATTTCAATTCTGTATCAgctaaatatctaaataagtaATTGGTGCTGCCTAGTAGGTATACAGATAAATCAGCATACCTGGCAACACTGATaagtattttatctttaaaatccTTCATTCCGGTTTATTTGTTCACTCATATTAGTTCTCTACTCCCACAAGCTTATCTGTGGCTGCATGTGTTATTTGTGTTTATGGTAGTCGACAATTGtcacatttcaaattaaaaatatccgtTGCAATTtgatgaaagtattttttacgttCGCTATTTCAAACTTCAGCAACTTAATATATAGGCAGCTGAAATATTAGTCGTTGTAACAGAAATAGATATTCAGAATAACGAATGTTTAATATTGGGACACTCGACTCACTCGTGCGCAAGGAAACTAACAGCTTGACGAAAATTTATAACaagtttagtaattttttaaaaggtgaTAGTGAGGGTAGCAGTGACGatagtaaacaaaatatgttgtCTGCGAGAGGCTCTAACACTACTGATGACCATTATATTACGTCAGTATCTTCGGTGGGTGATCTGATGGCAATGTCACCAAAGAAGGAACTGTCGGACCATTCGGACGAAACAAGCGACCTGCTCACGGGTGCAGACGTTGGCAGTATATGCGACGTTACCATGCAAGACCTGCCATTGTATGACGACAATGTGTTCATCGACTCTACCAGCTTGGACTACCTTGTAAAATGTGCAGAATCGAACAGAAACCACAATCATGTAGACCGCGGCAAAGAAAGTTTGTTTGTGAAGTTCGACCCGTTGTATGCCAGGCAGAATTTATTACAGTCTGATTCTATACAAAATGAAACCACTTCGGACTCGACTGAGTGCGACGTGGGCTACGAGACAGGCAGTGCTGCATCAATTTATGTTGACAGTCACGTTGCATCGCCTAAACATTCTTTATCTACTGGTTCCATGCCTACAACGCTGGGTAAAGATAAACCAACACAGGTGGTGCCTCCTGTTATCAATAGTGATGTAACAAAGTCAGGCACAAGCCAAACACGATCCACTCCAGCCCTTGTTCGCAGTGTATCAGCTATACTCACTCCACAAGTCACTACTGACAGATTGATCAGCATCTCGGGGAACACTCCTCCTACTGCAGCTCCTAGAAGTCCCAGAGTGTTCAACTATAACTCACAACAAGTAGATCGCCTTCAATCACTAAGAGTTATACTTCAAAAACAAGACCAAGAAGTTTTACAGCTCAGACAAGACAACAGAGAATTAAAATCATTGCTTCAAGAAATTGAACATAAACACTCAAGAACCTTAGAAGAATTGGCATCTAGTGTCAAGAAACTTACTGAAGAAAAAGAACACTTCTTAGAGAAGGAAAATAAACTCCTTCAGCAAGtcaatgacaaaatattaagtaacaaacaaatgTGCATTGTTATGGAAGAATATGAGAAAACTATATCTTCTCTAATAGGTGAACAGCAGAGAGACAAAGTTGCCACTCAAGAAGCCATGGAGAAGTTAACTAATGAGAGAGACCAAGCTTTGAATCACCTTTGCAGCATGGAAAGCTCTTTCAATGACCTTTTAGCcaaatatgaaaaatgtaaaagtGTCATCCTAGAGTTTAAAGACAGAGAAATAGTATATGAGCAAAAGATTACTGAATATGAAGGGGCAGTTAAgaaatatgaaggattgtatgGCAATCTAAAGCAGGTCACGTCAGATAGCCTAGCGAAAGCAAATGAAACACTGGAGAATGTTAAAAAGAACCACAATGCAGAAATTACTAAACTGAATGCTATAATCAAAAAACATGAAATTACTATTGCTTCACTTCAGGAATCTTTGACTCAGAAGAATAGGGACAATGAAGAACTCACAAGAATATGTGATCAGCTCATCAACGAAGTCCGCTAAACATGACCAGTATTATATCTAAGATATTGCATTTTTGGTGCTTTTCCAACCCATCGTCTTATTTATATGTTTGGCGTCCAATAATTACTTTTGTGAATTCCTGTGATTCAACTCAAGTGCTCTTGCTGTGATGAAACTTTGTACAtagttatcatttattattgtgGTGTTTTtggtgttttaaattatattggacttatttcttaattttatattatttactaattttaatttggaaaaaGAAATCCAAGATTGTTTGTACCTTTTGACTTGACACTATTCCATGTTAACTGAATGCCATTTGTCCAAacaattctattaaaaatattcatttactaatataatggtaaacaaaaacatatttagtaaacaacttgagtaataataatgttatcataTTTCATTTGTCTTGACcataaaagcaaattaaatataattatgtctaatggatgtttaacaaaattaactctgttgtgacaattattttgaatgtttgtatgttcTAAGACATTATTGTAACCTGTAGACACTattcgttttaataaaatacattatttagatatagCCTTTGTCTGTGCACTtatcatttttttgtttcaacatGGGCATGCTGTAACACTGAATAAGACTTGCATtgatgtgtaatttttattcagTACAGGTCTTACAGCCTGCATAGATAATGACTGCTAATTGCTGAAAACATTACTGATTTACTGTTGACTTGCTCATAagcagtggcggccctaaacgacgcgaatccccaggcgaaagcaaaaagaaacagacgtgaggccccgggcagagtaaaagAAAAACGTTCCCCTATTTAAACAGtctcgtcggtaagaacgtaaaaaaaaggtcctgcgaggcaccgcgcgcGGCCTCTGTAGGCCTCTGAGGCCctgggcggttgcccggttcgcctcccccaaaagCCGCCATGGCTCATAAGTTTAcactataaaaagaaatattagcACTAAGCCCACCCTACAAGACTTTTATTATCAGCATCAAGGTCTATAAGAGGCTTTTAGTCTCACAAACATTTAGCTTAGTGCGCAAATAGAACTTCCGGCCCTACGATTTACACCTGGTTTACTAGCCGCTGCGCCATGAGGGCTATCGAAAAttcactaattataataaatgtgaaaatttgttCAAATTTTTCGATGTTTTAAGGCATACTCATAAACGGCTGAATAGATTTGGAAGCACACAAAGATGAACATCTTAATGCtaataataaacctaaaacaataattataaacgcATTCAATTAAACACTCAACAACACATAATGTAAGATTTCTATAGCTGTTTAATATCACGATTTCGTTCTAGGTGAAACTGATGTCGTCTGGTGTTTCAACGATCCTAGTGTACTGGATAAATTCGTAACCACCAGCGACAGTGACCACAATGAAGGTTTCAGTAGTTGCAGTTTTGAGATGAGCCCAGCAGGCCGGGGCAACTTCCACGGCTATTTAGACACAAGAGTGCCAAAAGATGGCCGAATTAAAAAGGCTGGCTACTGCGGAATTCGGTCGAAAATTATTAGAGTAAGAATAGCGTTAAATTTCATGCTAAAAATATCGGAATTAGGAAACACCCAATTGAGTGCATAACTCAGGCGTTTGATGTGTTCCAAGATTATTAGTGCTTTACAGTCTCGCTTTGATTGACAGACATATTCACCTTTTCACCACTTACGTACTAATAAAATAggatttttgaattattttatcctACATAGATAGAtacagtataaattaaaaaatatgtatatatacttataccTATTTTACAATGTCTATATAAATGTTATCTATCAGACgtataatacaaacaatactAAATGCAGTCTTTatataccatttatttggaagcttGGCTTTTGTACTTGGTCGCTCTATTTTATTTGACCATTCTCGTTTTCTCAAACATCGTAACAACGAGCcctaaaagtgttttttttttttcagaaatcaTTTAAAAGGGCGACGACGTATGATTGGCATCTGTACAAcactttagttttaaaaatacgcgGTGATGGTAGATCCTATCTATTGAACATCTCTTGCGAAGGTTACTACGATATCACTTGGAACGACATTTACCACTACGTACTCTATACTAGAGGTGGACCTTACTGGCAAATAGCTAAAGTAGGTAGTAGCATCGAGAGCTAAACTTGCAGTCGATGCCTAGCATGGTGATTAACAATGTTATGAGATAGgtacacaaatattattaataacttaaaatagttCAAAAAGGAACTAGTGTCCTCAATATTTGATTACTTCTCTGAGTTTCGAAGTCACTGTTAATGTTTGGGCACCTttaaatagctttaaaaataCCCGTTTAATTTTAACTGTACGCTGCTTCAGAGTGGCATATCAGGTCGGGCAGTGACCTCGCACGACCACGCGGTGATCAGCTTGAAatcttacttttttttattattttaatgaaagtatCTTCTTCAATTCAGCAAAGCATCATCTCGGTAGGCTCTTATTATTCCCTTTTTAAGCTAGTAGAAttcacataattatataaaacttacagATTCCTTTCTCAAAGTTTGTCCTGGGATCGAAAGGGCGATTACAAGATAAACAAACCCGAATTCGTTTTGACCGAGTGACGCATTTTGGAATTTCGTGCGGGGATAAAATCGATGGTAGATTCAATCTTGAAATAGAATACATTGGTAAGTTACCTAATTCCTtatatgtaaaacaataaaattaagttcGAAACTACATGTTAACAGTTAATTATTTCCTCTTCAACACTACTGGGTGTAAAAAAAGCTGCGCATGATCCTGCGTGCAAGTCCATTTTAGGTAGCGGTTACTTGTTGGGTCATGTTCACCTTGCTTGTATGCTTATTTTAATGCTATCGAGTTTATTACAAATagcttattacatttttaatttagatacttatttacttttttttttcgaaatgaTGACAAAATGGACCAGAACAAAATTATACCTCCTTATATTCATTgtaaatttgcaaatatttgttgcaGGTTTAGAGTTTGATCCTACGCATGATGAAGAATTTGCCTATGAAATGTATAGAACTGATAAATATATTGTTGGTGTATAAATCGTtacttactgttttttttttttattttgtctttgtCCACATACAAGTATTGCACTAATGAACTTGATTAAATACCTCGTTAGAATAATGCTTAGTAACGCTGGCCCAAGACCAAGAAATCCGAGGTAGGTAAAGTCATGTAACTTGATGAACTTATCACTTGGGGAAAATGAAcactttattttcaaaaataataatattatactagaaAATTTTACGTATTGTGAATGCGATGTCTATAATGCAGAGTATttagaaataagtaaataattcatcaaataaatttagCTAGGCTCTTTACCAAGAATCATAAAATCGGCAACAAAAAGACATTTGGGTCTATCGGATTTTCGATTGAAATAGGTTGGCGTTGCGAGGCGCGGCGCAATATAATGAAGATACCTACCTATGTTATGAATTCTGTATCTTTAAGATGTTTGTTTTGTACTAATCACGCAGAAATTCTTTGGAATAGTAAATATTCTAGTAGCAATG
It includes:
- the LOC115451108 gene encoding complex I intermediate-associated protein 30, mitochondrial, with product MALFRNTSIINFCKTYRQYSVLCKKVNTDLCYNKSCSVIVNTQRWLFWEKDRKGGYNTEIKMSNWEHLKNGYKELKKELKLFGQEVKELFEMDPVLIARPGETDVVWCFNDPSVLDKFVTTSDSDHNEGFSSCSFEMSPAGRGNFHGYLDTRVPKDGRIKKAGYCGIRSKIIRKSFKRATTYDWHLYNTLVLKIRGDGRSYLLNISCEGYYDITWNDIYHYVLYTRGGPYWQIAKIPFSKFVLGSKGRLQDKQTRIRFDRVTHFGISCGDKIDGRFNLEIEYIGLEFDPTHDEEFAYEMYRTDKYIVGV
- the LOC119191576 gene encoding transforming acidic coiled-coil-containing protein 2-like; the protein is MFNIGTLDSLVRKETNSLTKIYNKFSNFLKGDSEGSSDDSKQNMLSARGSNTTDDHYITSVSSVGDLMAMSPKKELSDHSDETSDLLTGADVGSICDVTMQDLPLYDDNVFIDSTSLDYLVKCAESNRNHNHVDRGKESLFVKFDPLYARQNLLQSDSIQNETTSDSTECDVGYETGSAASIYVDSHVASPKHSLSTGSMPTTLGKDKPTQVVPPVINSDVTKSGTSQTRSTPALVRSVSAILTPQVTTDRLISISGNTPPTAAPRSPRVFNYNSQQVDRLQSLRVILQKQDQEVLQLRQDNRELKSLLQEIEHKHSRTLEELASSVKKLTEEKEHFLEKENKLLQQVNDKILSNKQMCIVMEEYEKTISSLIGEQQRDKVATQEAMEKLTNERDQALNHLCSMESSFNDLLAKYEKCKSVILEFKDREIVYEQKITEYEGAVKKYEGLYGNLKQVTSDSLAKANETLENVKKNHNAEITKLNAIIKKHEITIASLQESLTQKNRDNEELTRICDQLINEVR